The stretch of DNA GTTAGCATAGATGCGTTAGCGTAGATGAGTTAGCATAGATGTGTTAGCATAGATGAGTTAGCATAGACGAGTTGGCATCATGAGTTAGCATAGATGAGTTAGTGTAGATAAAGTAGCATAGATGAGTTAGCATAGATGAGTTAGCATAGTTGAGTTAGCATAAATGAGTTAGCATAGATGAGTTGGCGTAGATGAATTACCATAGATGAGTCAGCGTACATTAATTAGCATAGATGAGTTAGCGTCGTGAGTTAGCATAGATGAGTTAACATCTTGAGTTAGCATAGATGAGTTAGCGTACAATTAATTAGCATAGATGAGTTAGCATAGATGAGTTTGTGTAGATGAGATGGCATAGATGAGTTAGCGTAGATAAATTAGCATAGATGAGTTAGCTTACATTAATTAGCATAGATGAGTTAGCATCATGAGTTAGCATAGATGAATAATAATCTTCAGTTAGTGTAGATGAGTTTGTGTAGATGAGTTAGTGTTGATGAGTTTGTGTAGATGAGTTAGCATAGATGAGTTTGTGTAGATGAGTTAGCGTAGATAAATTAGCATAGATGAGTTAGCGTACATTAATTAGCATAAATGAGTTAGCATCGTGAGTTAGCATAGATGAATTAGCATCTTGAGTTAGCATAGATGAGTTAGCGTAGATGAGTTTGTGTAGATGAGTTAGCGTTGATGATTTGGCGTATGGTGTCATTATCTTAAAATTGAATTATCTGTCTATTATTTTCTGTTATTTGAGGAGGAAATCAGCAGCATGGCTAGTCATGCCACTCTGAAGCATTTAGCTGTTCTGCTCAAAAAACCTGTGGAAGGCAAAATTCAAAAGGTGTAAAAAGTAAAATTAGCATGAATCAGTATGAAATGTTTGAGATTTTAGTTGTTTTAAGATAGCTGCAAGTTAGCTCTTATAGCTTGGATAAGCGGTTAGCTCGTTTACCTGGTCAAAAATCATCTCTGTTTCGTCAAATTGAGGTCTTTCAAAGAGCTACCTGCAACAGGTTAGACATTACTGATTAAAACGTGTACATGGAGACTCacttaataaaacacatttttgtaaCTCACTGTTTCTGATCCAGTAACCCTGCTCCTGTTTCCCCTCACTAACTCCTCCTTCAGGGATTTTTCCGGCGCAGCCAGCTACCCACCGTGTCCTACTCCTGCTCCAGACAAAGTAACTGCCAGATCGACCGCGCCAGCCGCAACCGCTGCCAGCACTGCCGCCTGCAGAAGTGCTTGGCCCAGGGCATGAGCAGGGATGGTGAGCCACGCCACCGCCTCACAAATCCACTTTGTTGGTCACTTGCAGCATTTTTGTTTATTCCCTTTTCTGTTATCCCGTCCAGCTGTGAAGTTTGGGCGGATGTCCAAGCGCCAGCGGGACTCCCTGATAGCTGAAGTTGAGTGGCaccgacagcagcagcagcaacagcagcagctccagGGAAACGCCCAGCTGGCGCTGTCCTACCCCGCCAAAACCCATCAGGACCGCTCACCTCCGCTTCTCCAGCCCATGGCCACAGCCTACACCTTCGGCGGAAACTCAGAACTGATGTCCTACGCCGCTGACGTTCACCCCTACCTGGTGTGCTCTCCCAATGACACTCAGATCTCTGGGATGATTTACAGAAGCTCCGGTGGGACCCCTACATCCAGATCCCAGGGGAGGGGGGACAGCAGTGGGCACTCTGACATAAGAGGCGAGGCACTCATCGTGTGGGAGTCTCTTTTCCCACTTCTCTCATTTTATTTTCCCTTCATTTTATGATTTCCCCTTTTCTTTCTATCAGGATTTGACTCCCGGCAACAATCCCCCGATCTCGTGGCGATTCATCCCTACAACTCTCTCGATGATCTGTACAGCCTCTATCCTTATTCCCCCAGAAGCATAGGTGAGAACCCATGAGGAGTGGGCCGAAATTAACGCCATGTTTCACGGTAACATCTGCGTTGGCGTGTTTTCAGATGACCTGTGTGCCAGCATTGTGCGCTCCCACAGAGAGACCACCCAGTACAGACTGGAGGAGTTGCAAGCCCTCAGATGGAAGCTGTTCACCAGGGAGGAGATCCAGGCCTACCAGAGCAAAGTACCGCCAACCAGATCTCCCCTTCCTCTTGTGTGACTGAGACAAACAGAAAACTAGCTGTTTCTCATAGCGTTTGGTTGATGAGTCAAACAGAAAACTGTCTTATCACCACTTCCccctcctcctctgtctttgatcGCAGTAGTTTTTGAATATAAAGAGGTGTGAGTGGGATTATTTTAAAGTCtcagatcatttaaacctgctgCAGAAAGAAAAAACATCTTCTCCCTGTCTTTCTTTTTCCTAGACGGCGGATGAGATGTGGCAGCACTGCTCCATTCGTCTCACTGATGCTGTGCAGTATGTGGTGGAGTTTGCAAAACACATCCCAGGTTTCCGTTTGCTCAGCCAGAACGACCAGATCACCCTCCTGAAGACAGGCGAGCCTTGGCTCTCCTCCAAaacaagaataataataaaaaagggttTACTAATGGATTTGTTGCCCTCATAGGCTcgatggaggtggttctggtccggatgtgtCGTTTCTTTAACACAGAGAACAACACCGTGTTCTTTGATGGGAAATTTGCTGGAACAGAAGTTTTCGAGTCTCTGGGTAAAACTTCCCTAAACGTGTGAAATGGCTGGAGCACGTGTTCCTGGTGACTTATCCGAGCTTTGTGGTGTCTTTTCTCCAAGTGTGCGGTGATTTAATCACGGCGTTGTTCGACTTTGCTCGGGGTATGTGTGCTCTACAGCTCACAGAGCAGCAGATCGCCCTCTTCAGTGCTCTGGTGCTGATCAACGCAGGTGAGATGGGTTCAGCCCGCCTCATTATCATGTTTCAGTTCAGGGCTTTTATTTTCTAAACCAGTGAAAAATGGAAgaaatgtttaaagagcaagtcacccccagtcaaccttttttcctgataaactatataaatgtgtgtctaatcgtgctgcagacacgtgtagtcagtagttttgcactttagtgcattttagttaaaatgttaatgttctgcctaaaactgtcagtgttgtgccgtcgtcaggtaaaaactctgcactgcatttgaatttaaatctgccatcgctattggctaagaggtaccctagaacgttagctggtaccaaatgatgtcacaatgtcgttgtgagcctgtatgtgtgtatttgttagcggctccgccctctcggtctgccaggcaacagcatttgttacgtttttcaaacaggaagtgggggcggagtaatactctggtagggggtgacttgctctttaaatttactAATGCAAgttcaaatttttatttttagattttcacATAGTTAAGACGTACGATGCACAGCTCACTTTTACCCGGATATGTTTATAGTTTTCCACACAAAAACTAGTCCGTTTGCCAACCAGTAGTCATTCAGTGAGATTTCAGGTTTTTTCTTTTACTCGCTGCATATTTGTGCTTGGAAGCAAAACGGAGTAGGTCCAGATCATCCAGTCCAACTTTCCTCCACTGGTCAAAAATGGGAATAAAAAACACCTCATGCTTCGTTTAACATCCTCCAAGCAGACTTGTTTGGCTCTCACCATTTATTACAAAGTGATTCAGAGACAACACGCCTATGTTTtggtgtggaacactcgtttaatcaatgcatCAGCAGttgtctctagtgggaatgaatacCTACTTAGTCGTTATCTCGGGGGGAAAATGTCCCAGTggaccagtttcaggaactagcagaatgctagatcagagttaaagagcaagtcacccccaaattaacttgtttttgctgataaactatctaaatgagtgtctaatcgtgctgcagacacgtgtagtcaataatttggcactttagtgcagcttaataaaaatttaaatattctgcctaaaactgtcagtgttgtgccgtcaggtaaaaactctgcactgtatttgattttaaatctgccatcgctattggctaagaggtacacaatgacattagctggtgcattatgatgtcaaaacgtcgttgtgagcctgtgtgtgtgtgtgttagcgactccgccctctcggtctgccaggcaacagcatttgttgcattttctctaacatgaagtgggagtggagttacccctgctttccacgggagccgtcagcagcacgttactgcagcagcacgtcatagctgctagtaggaaccgctgtggtcaacagaacctttacgcgccggttctattttctacgcgcgacgcctctgaaacgggtcaagttcgacatttttggggaaggaaagacaggaaatcggacgcggaaatggagagaggctcgcgagattttcagaataaagaaacgtactgccttccggttgttttacttttaaaaaaaattgctaactgtgcggccccgtgagaagttatcagctagctagcggtctcctttgtttttcaggtccgtattggcgattataaaacggacagaacataaaacacaaaccttttggagccatgttgtgattttctcctgcttgttgttgtgtttactgacgaagtcactcgtgtgacttcgtgctcggtcggtgacagctgctcccctgctgcttcccgtctcgtgggaaggaccaagcagcagcttacgcgagcaagacgtgctgctgcagtaacgtgctgctgccggctccggtggaaagcaggggtaagactctggtagggggtgacttgctctttaagctaaacatggcaggatctggagtcttacttcctgatattcggacatctctcctctgattggctaacagcaacacgactccactGACTCtggtctgcaacgttgatgttttatctccacaaataacataaccatggaggagttctgctgtgtggtggagtcgctaatgctaacgattagcttctaccagctgaaacgttctctgctgtttcctggacgctaaaccaacagcagccttccccgtcatgagtctatatgggtgagtccatgaatgttagtgacagggtgacatagatctgtcaggcttttctaatcgtagagtttcaccgtctgttttctgtcagaagctaatgcaggagataggtgtaggagactattttcatgttcagcctgcatgaaacactcagagtgacccgttagaaaaagaaataatcattaaaaaggtTTTTTCAGTGAGCCACACCTTTGGAAACGCCATTAAGGGTgaattttaggttttttttttattcgagGTCTTTTGCAGATTTGTTTTCTGGCACTAAAACCCAAAACCCAGTGAAACCCCCCTCCcaaaaaaatgttgataaagctttctTTGACGAaaagtaaaaatattttaacacTTAAAGGGTGCAAAATAATCAACATTTAAGTCAAAAGCAAACGTGCCAAAGTTAGTTAAGAGCTCACTTGTATTATTTCATTTTAACGGTGCAGCGCTCGAGTTTCcctctcaaaggtaaatctagactcacGCAGAACTGAAGCCCATCACCACCACTAAAACCAACATGGGATTATTTCCAGTGTAGGAGGAAACAGACAGATGCGCGGGGTGAAATACCGAAAACCCACAAATAAATGCCCCAACCAATAACAGGTTCAAACATAAATGACTCCAGCCCCTGAAGCCATGCTGCTAACTGTTGCGGGAAAAAACAACTTGATTAAATCATGAATTTATTTAAGCACCAAATCTTGTTTTGCATTGACGGAAACAACTGCACACACCTGCCTACACCTAAAAAATAAATCTGTGTGCAGACCGCCCGAGTCTGGAGGACAGAGGCAGAGTTCAGCGGGTGCAGAGGAGCGTGGAGCTGGGACTCACACACATTCTTCACCGAGAAAACCAGGAAAGTCTGATGCATGAGGTACATAAGAGGATACGGCAAGCCATTTGTGTATTTACTCCTCAGTGCAGTGTCACTGGTGCTCCTGATTGAATTTCTCTGAACTctgctcatattatgatttaagcCATCAGATATTTGTTTGTCTCTGCTTGAAAAAACTTTACAGTGAAGCCTAAATAAAAACAGCTGCTGCAGGAAGAGTGACCTTTCTAGGTTAAACATCTATTTCTGCAGTCatatagtaaaaaaaattaaataaaacagtAACTGCTCAGTGAGCCGTTGGTGTTTCTCTACTTATCTAGTAAGGCCAAAATTAGGCAAAATGGTTTATTAGTGAGTCTTTCTAGTTAACATCTGAGGGACACAAATTTGACTAGTTGACCTTGTTTTGCAGCATTATTGATTTAAAAGTGTTTTATAAAATGTCAGCTTTTGAACTAAAATGCGTTGTCATTCAGAAACTTGAAATTAGGCTCGTCAGGAACAGTTAATGCAATATTTTAACCAGGTGTGTATACTTGTTAGAGCAGTGAAGGAAAAAGCCAGCTCATTTAGATTTTAGGCTCACCAGTCTGGCACTGGCAAACGACAGTAGTTTGATTAGCCGGGCAAACGTTTTACTAGTAGATGTTTTTATTTAGTTAATGCAGCAAAAGGGAAAACAATGCTGTGGAAAGCAAATCTTAAATAAATCCACAAGCCTTACCAGAAAGGGATGGGTGCATCCATGAAGGGACGCCTATCTAAAGCTGTGTGTCCTTTCTGCAGCTGCACCAGAGGATGGCAGTGTTGCATTCGCTGTGCCGCCTGCACATGGAGAAGCTGCGCTGGTTCACCCAGAGACATCCTCTCACCGCTCACTCTCTGTTTCCTCCGCTCTACAAGGAGCTGTTTGCATCCGAGGCTGAGCTGCTGCCGGGGACCACTCACTGATGATCCAACAGGAGatccaagcacgcacacacacacacacacacacacacacacacacacacacatggacacacaggACCATGAGACTCGTGGTTACACCTAAAAATGATCTATTTTTGTAACAAATGAAGAGAAAAGCACAAGAGTTTCATCACAAGTAGAACTCCTTCTTTAGATGGTGTGAGACATAAATTGAAATGTTTTAATAGCTTGAAATTATATTTGATTATTTGAGTGAAATGTTGGTGCTGTCTGAGAGCAGCACACACAGGTCTACTTGTGTTTTTCTCAGGATGCGCTGTTGAGATTTTGTAGTTGCTGAGTGTCAAAGATTCAAAGAAGCAGGAAGCAACGGCAACTGAAACAAAAAAATCACGATTAACGTGTAACTTAAGGTTTTTTGTTGTAGATCTGAGTTTAGGCTtgtttctttaaaggtgtggttcaccgaAAAAACCTTTTTATTGATCATTTcttattctaacgggtcactctgggtttcacatgcaggctgaacatgaagatagtctcctacacctatctcctgcattagcttctgatagaaaacagacggtgaaactctaggattagaaaatcctgacagatctacgtcaccctgtcactaacattcatggactcacccgtctggactcacgacggggaaggctgttgttggtttagcgtccaggaaacagcagagaacgtctcagctagtagaagctaactgttagcattagcaactccaccacacagcagaactcctcctggcttgtgttacttgtgggaAATACAACATCAAAGTTTCAGAGCAACCAGAGTCAGTCgtggagtcatgttgctgttggccaatcagaggagagatgtccgaatatcaggaagtaagactccagatcctgtcgtctgaagctcaggatctgatgtggctcacttctagttcctgaaacaggggcATCTGAGCCCCCCCGTGAAACttgcaaggcatttattcctacctgCACTGTATGCAAATGTATGaaatgagtgtcccacacctttaaataacagaaactttaaaaaaaaaacttttttaaaggTTTCTAAGACAACCTGTCACAGAAAATGAACTATTTTTCTAAAGTTGCAAACCACGCTGGCTAAATACCACACgacataggggggggggggggctaaaacaACACGTGCGCTTTACTCGTTAAAAACAAGAAATACCAGTAACAGATGTTGACCCCGTTTCACAGCAAAAACATCATTACATAATCCACTTCTCTGCTGTCACTTTATTTTCATTCCACATCCAGAGCGCGGCTCAGGCCCGTCCTGGTGAGGCCGGCTTCGTGTTGTTTTCTGCTGCATTTCTACGCCCAGCCGCCTTGCTTCCTTAGATGTGTCGGTTCCAGCCAGCCTGCCTCTTTGTGTCTGTAGAGAAGCGTTTCTGCTCAGGCTGATGTCACAGCCTAAAAATCATTTCTTCACGTCTCTCTGCAGGTTTTTGTTGCTTCGAATGACATTATTTTAAATGTAGAAGTCCTATTCTCAGCTGTAGAGACCTCTTTTTGATGTGTGCTAACGTTTTCACCCGCAGAGGGAACTTTTGTTTTCTCGCTGAGGTTTCAGCATTAATGTGTGGACGtactgcatggacgtaattttcactttagaagtgggggggacacgggggggggggggtatctttacagtatgttttaatgggaaacaggcttcaacacaaacggttgttttctgcttggtcctagagctcaaccagtgtcaatttaatataaagtaatattgtttttggatggtaaaaagcgcaggggtcaaaacttgactttggaaaaagtggggggacatgtcccccctgtccccccccccccacaaaattacgtccatgacgtACTGGAACCAGTTTAGTGATCGTGTAAACCTTCAAATAAACTGCAGAGGCTGTGACATCAAACAGATGTTGGTGTTGTCATTCATCTGGAAAAATCATTAAACGGTTTTTGATAAGAGGACAAATAAGAGAAATGACTGGAAAAAACTTCTGTAAACTCAACAAAAATCCACTAATGAGTCATCGGTGTGAAGGGATGATTTCATTTAATAAAGAAACAATCTGTCAGTGAAAATGCAGCTGCAGCAGTTGACACATAGGAAGTGTTAGTCATTGTGGGTAAACTTGGAAGTGGTTAGGAAAGTTTTCATCAGGTTGTCAAACTCAACTGTTGCTAGTCAAGTTCAGAGGAAACAAACACGAAAACTCAGGCTGAAGTTTTACCGTCTCCATGCAAGAAGCATCCGAGGTTTAAACCTAACATCCTACTTCTCGTCCCGTAAAGATGACGACCACGTCGGCGCTTTTGTGTTGCCGTGTGAACACATTAGACAATAAACGAGGAATTTTCCGCCTGACAACAAAAGTCTTATTTGAAGTGGCTTTTGGTTTCACGCCTCAGTTTGTTTCATGTCAAGTAAACAATTTTTGCAGTTTCAGTGGAAGACAAGACGACCACACTCTACTTTTATTTCACATTCGTCTGAACATCTAAACTCCGCTGAGGGGGAGTTTAACCGACAACCCATATCAGGCATGTTAAAACCTCTCAAAGCAAACAAATAAAAGGTTTGAGCTCATCTGGAGGTTTTCTGGACTTTTCAACTGCAGATGTGATGGGAAAGCATCTCAGGATCCTCCCAATGTTCCCTTTAAGTGTGAGCGGCACCACAGCTGATATGTGAAAAGGGAGGATTTTCCTCGGATGACCCGTTTTATCGTGAAAGAAGATGCGCAGAAGTCACGCTGACCCACAGCTAAACTCAGAAAGGAATGTTaggaaataaataatgaaaagtgTTTATCCTCACTTCGGTTTTCTAAATCAGAAAGTAAACACAAAACGATGGTGAAACCGTTTCCTGTTACTGGTCTCAAACGGGGGTTTGTTTGTATAACAGAATAATCTGGTGAAATTCCACAACGCTACACTCATCGGGTAGTGAAAACGTGGGTTTTCAACAGAAACAAGGCTTTTGTAAATGAGTACGCTTTATTTTTGTAGCACATTTTCAGACAAAAATCCTTCCGGCCACAAACAGAAAAGACAACAATTAAAGAGGAAATAcataaaaaacatattttaagagTGGCGGCTCGAAGTGCAGAAAGAACTGTTTCTTAAATGAGATAAAAACAAATCATAATCCAGTATAATctgaattttattttaaaaaaccaCGTCTGTCACACGGGTCGCCCactccggtcctcgagggccaccatCCTACAGCTGCTTCTTTGCTCCTGCACACCTGATTGAAATGAAGGAGTAATTAACAGAGTTAATCAGTGCAGTTGATCTGTTATCTGTTAAGGAGAGGATTAACCGTTCAGGtgtggtagagcaggaaacagaaaactagcaggatggtagccctcgagAACCGGAGTTGGCGACACCTGGATCAATCTCAAGGTGTCGTAAAAAAGAGAGTTTCTAGTTTGGGGAAGTcagagcttcataataataattattattattattattattataacagatTGAATtaatatagcacttttctaggcATTCAAAGTGATTTCCattattcacacactcacacagctggtgatggtaagctaccatgtagccacagccaccctgggacaatctgacagaggcgaggctgccacttTGCGCCATcaccaggcaagttgggtgaagtgtcttgcccaaggacacaacagcagagtaccCCCGGTGGGAGCTGAGTTTGGTCCCGCTATCCTCTGATAACACAGCGACCCGCTCTACCTAGAAGcctagggtgtttctcagtgtcaaggcgcctggtcttgcgaggccagatgccttgcttacgaggacacggtccttccttggtcaaagaaaacggttaaatggaacagacttgcatcacatgaccgcggcttccacggtggtcacgtaacgtcacgtgacacgggagataacgttatattttatacgtatttgtttcaatataaatatataacgagctcttactttttaaattgtgtatatgtttattaaattaaatatataagtgagtttactacccgctagccaccgaagctgcaactaaccaaccatagataacttatttagagggcgacggtggcacgggagttaagtgcttgccccgtaatcagaaggttgcaggttcgagccccgctcagtctgtcgctgccgttgtgtccttgggcaagacacttaacccacgttgcctgctggtggtggtcggagggaccggtggcgccagtgctcggcagcctcgcctctgtcagtgcgccccagggcagctgtggctacattgtagttcatccccaccagtgtgtgaatggatgaatgactgattgtgttgtaaagcgccttggggggttccaggactctagaaggcgctatatcaaatacactccatttaccatttatttggatctaaaaaaacatttttaaatgagcTGACTCacgtttaaacttgaaatttgtccccaaagtagctgcaggcttctgatccgccgtccttttgaaaatactgcggtgtattctgggtaacttttgaccaaggctaggctacaagacacctcccgtgtatcctcgctcagctagctaaacggctaacaaacagagaaaagACGACTCGgtggaacatgaacattggaacacgtctgggcggctcccgatgacttatctcctaggcaaccggggcggggccaagacatcaaggcaaggttccttggcattgagaaacacccctagtaggggtgggcaatataaacgatataaggtagaaacgatataaaattgggcaatgatagagtttttggctatatcgcaataccgcgatattgcgataacacatgacgtcactaaaggtgcttttataggacacaccatgccggcatatcGGTGTAATATTacagcaatggtatgtctataaactcggcat from Nothobranchius furzeri strain GRZ-AD chromosome 5, NfurGRZ-RIMD1, whole genome shotgun sequence encodes:
- the rorc gene encoding nuclear receptor ROR-alpha A isoform X1, with protein sequence MEYEELDLLPADSPRKKGSIVSKKSHLTQIEVIPCKICGDKSSGVHYGVITCEGCKGFFRRSQLPTVSYSCSRQSNCQIDRASRNRCQHCRLQKCLAQGMSRDAVKFGRMSKRQRDSLIAEVEWHRQQQQQQQQLQGNAQLALSYPAKTHQDRSPPLLQPMATAYTFGGNSELMSYAADVHPYLVCSPNDTQISGMIYRSSGGTPTSRSQGRGDSSGHSDIRGFDSRQQSPDLVAIHPYNSLDDLYSLYPYSPRSIDDLCASIVRSHRETTQYRLEELQALRWKLFTREEIQAYQSKTADEMWQHCSIRLTDAVQYVVEFAKHIPGFRLLSQNDQITLLKTGSMEVVLVRMCRFFNTENNTVFFDGKFAGTEVFESLVCGDLITALFDFARGMCALQLTEQQIALFSALVLINADRPSLEDRGRVQRVQRSVELGLTHILHRENQESLMHELHQRMAVLHSLCRLHMEKLRWFTQRHPLTAHSLFPPLYKELFASEAELLPGTTH
- the rorc gene encoding nuclear receptor ROR-alpha A isoform X2, with translation MMRAQIEVIPCKICGDKSSGVHYGVITCEGCKGFFRRSQLPTVSYSCSRQSNCQIDRASRNRCQHCRLQKCLAQGMSRDAVKFGRMSKRQRDSLIAEVEWHRQQQQQQQQLQGNAQLALSYPAKTHQDRSPPLLQPMATAYTFGGNSELMSYAADVHPYLVCSPNDTQISGMIYRSSGGTPTSRSQGRGDSSGHSDIRGFDSRQQSPDLVAIHPYNSLDDLYSLYPYSPRSIDDLCASIVRSHRETTQYRLEELQALRWKLFTREEIQAYQSKTADEMWQHCSIRLTDAVQYVVEFAKHIPGFRLLSQNDQITLLKTGSMEVVLVRMCRFFNTENNTVFFDGKFAGTEVFESLVCGDLITALFDFARGMCALQLTEQQIALFSALVLINADRPSLEDRGRVQRVQRSVELGLTHILHRENQESLMHELHQRMAVLHSLCRLHMEKLRWFTQRHPLTAHSLFPPLYKELFASEAELLPGTTH